One window from the genome of Marinobacter sp. LV10R510-11A encodes:
- a CDS encoding group I truncated hemoglobin has product MGLTTMKTYVAVFMIVTGLVLGGCQSLHSKPDNTLYLQLGERDGIANVVEDLLYLIVDDERINHQFKGVDVAQFHRNLTDQLCELSGGPCQYSGREIREAHAAMNITNTQFNALTENLILAMEANQIPTAAQNRLIKQLLPLYPDIRHL; this is encoded by the coding sequence ATGGGCCTGACCACGATGAAGACATACGTTGCCGTGTTTATGATTGTGACAGGCCTTGTTCTGGGCGGTTGCCAGAGCCTTCACAGCAAGCCGGATAATACCCTGTACCTGCAACTCGGTGAACGCGACGGTATCGCCAATGTGGTAGAAGACCTGCTCTACCTAATCGTGGATGACGAGCGCATCAATCACCAATTCAAAGGTGTCGATGTTGCCCAATTCCACCGCAATCTTACCGATCAGTTGTGTGAGCTCAGTGGTGGGCCCTGCCAGTATTCCGGGCGCGAAATACGTGAAGCCCACGCAGCCATGAACATCACCAACACCCAGTTTAACGCCCTGACAGAAAATCTTATTCTGGCCATGGAGGCAAACCAGATACCCACAGCTGCACAGAACAGGTTGATCAAACAACTGCTGCCGCTGTACCCCGACATTCGCCATCTTTGA